AGCACCAGGCCCGCAGAATCTTTGGGTCGTTTTTAATGAGTTTCTCCATAAGGTAAAGGCAGGCAGGTTGAGGCCGCTTTTGTAAGGCTAGTTACGGAAAATCTTTCTTTAAACAGCCAAGTCTGTGATTTTAGAGTCACAAAAGTAGGAACCCTCTGCGCTTCTTTTATCTTTGCAAGCTACTTTAAATCATGCCACTTATGGGTTCACCTGCACCAAGCCCAGACCAGGACTTACACCTTCTGCTCAAAACCAATGAGGCTTTGTTCATGGAGAAGCTCTTTAAGGAGTACTATGGCCTATTGTGCCGTACGGCCCTACGGTTTACCAAGGACACAGAAGCCGCTGAAGACCTTGTGCAGGAGGTTTTCTGCAAGATATGGCAGAACCGTGAGGTACTGGAGGTCACCACCTCGTACAAGGCCTATCTGGTAAGGTCTGTTACCAATCAATCCCTCAACTACTTAGAAAAGCAAAAACGCCTGGTGCTCACAGAAGATACCTCGCCGTTTGAAGAAGCCTTTTCTGCCAATACCACCATGGACCTATTGGAAGGCGCCGAGATGGAAACCAAGGTGCAGCAGGCCCTGGCCGCCTTGCCTCCCCAGTGCCGGCTTATCTTTGAAATGAGCCGCTTTGAGGAACTGACCTACAAAGAGATAGCCGAGACGCTGGAAATTTCCCCTAAGACCGTTGAGAACCAAATGGGCAAGGCCCTGCGCATTCTGCGCGAGCGCCTGCTGGGCCTTCTGGTATTGTTCTACTTTTTAGGTGGTTAAACTGCTGTACCTACCTGGGTTAGCAATAAAATAATATTTTTTCATTTGAGGATAGGGGTGCCCCTTACTTCATCTGTCTTACAAGCAACATGACACAAACAACACCTGTCAACCATGAGAGCCCAGAATGGGTGCTTATGGCAAAGGCCCTCCGCGGAGAGCTGAATGATGAGGAACAAAAAGAGTTCTCTGCCTGGCTTGCCCAAGAGGAGTCGCATGCCCAGCAATGGACCGATGCCCTGGAAACCTGGCAACGAGTAGGTCTGGAGCAGCACTCCGCTTTTGAGCCAGATGCCCGCGCAGCCTGGCAGAAAGTATGCGCCAAAGCAAATATCCATACTCCGGTTATCCCAGCAGTAGAGGCGCAGGAAGCGGTGGTACTACCTATGTTTAACTGGAGCTCTCTTGCCAAATTTGCTGCTGTTTTTGTGTTGGCGGCGGGCTTGGCATGGTTAGGATACTCCCGTTTTGGCGGCTCTGAAGAATGGACGCAGGTTGCCACGCTCACCGGCGAACGCAAGGTGTTCTACCTTCCAGACAGCAGCCGAGTGGTCCTGAATGAAAATTCCACTTTACGCTACCTAGCCTCCTTTGAGGGCGATGAACGCAAGGTGGAACTCACCGGCGAAGGATTTTTTGAAGTACAGAAAAACCCCAGCAAGCCCTTTCTTATTACCAGCGGCGATGCTCAAACTAAAGTGCTGGGCACGTCTTTCAACGTATGGGCCCTTAAAGACGAAAAAGAGGTAGCCGTGACGGTTTCTACGGGCAAAGTCTCCTTCTCCTCTCTGCAAACCCAAAACAACGTGATTCTTACCCCAGGATTCACCGGAAGGTTAAACGCTAACGGGCAAGTGGAGAAGCAGCTGACAGAAGAGGCCTTGGCTCCTACCTGGCAGACGCTTACCTTCAAAGGCACTACGTTAGGGCAGATGGAGAAAACCCTAGAAGCCTACTTTGGAGTTGATATCACCTTAAACAACAACACCTTACAACACTGCACTTTTACAGGTACTTTTAATCATCCTCACTTAAAAGAGGTCTTGGCGGTTCTGGCTGCCTCAAATGGATTTACCGTTCTACAGCCAACGGCCAACAATTATATTATCTCCGGCGACGGCTGTCAATAAGCCACCCGCCGGGCAAGTTCCATTACCATGAACTTACTCAGATTCTCTTTTTTAAGTACATGCTTTTGCTTGTCACTGGCGTTCACCTCCTGTGATATCCTAGCCGATGGTCCTTGTTTGCAGGGCAGCGGAGAAGTAAGAGAAGAAGTTCGGGACATGGCGTCCTTCACCGGAGTTGATTTGCGCATTCCGGGCAAGGTTTTCCTCATAGAAGGTCCCCAACGTGTACGAGTAGAAGCCTACCAAGATATTTTGAAAGAGGTGAAAACCGAGGTGGTATCCAATACCTTAGTAATCCGGTCAGACGCATGCCTGGAGTATGCAGATGAAGAAACCAAGTTCTATATCTCCATGCCGCATGTAGAGAATGTGGAGTTGAAAAGCTCTGGGCAAATTTACGTGCAGTCTGTGCCCTCCCCTGATAAGCTTCGTCTGACCATGTCCGGTTCTGGGTTTATTGACTATTCTGGGAATTTGAAAAAACTGTACGTGCTTCACTCAGGCTCCGGCGATGTGGACCTCTTCGGGAGCACTTCTTATCTTGAGTCCACTTTGAGCGGGTCTGGCAGATTACGCGGTTTTGCAATGGCCACAGATTCTGCTAAAACCACTCTTACAGGTTCTGGCTACCAACAAGTTTGGGTGAACAACTTCCTAGAGGTGATCATTACGGGCACGGGAAATGTGTATTACAGAGGCCAGCCATGGTTCACGTCTACCTATACCACCAGCTCAGGCAAACTTATTGACAGCAACAAATAAAGAGAGTCTGTTATTTTTCTCTGAAGCCTCTTTTGCAGGAGCTTTGACTATTGTAATTAATCCATAAAAATCTGAATTTGCGGTAAATCCTTGCGCCTCCCCCGGCCCTCCTCAGCACTTCCACCTATGGGTTTGCCGCCTTTGTTTAAACTTTCCATCTTCTGTCTGCTGCTCCTGCTTTTTACCCAGGAAGCCGCTGGGCAGAAAACGGCCAAAGGAAAAGCTCCCAAAATCTCCTTCGACTACCAAAACACGCCGCTTTCTCAAGTACTCCAGGACCTGGAACAACGGTATTCCCTCAATTTTTCCTTTAGCAATGAGCAGGTTGATGTAACTTCAAGGGTTACCTGCGCCACAGAAACAGTTAGTTTGCAAAAAGCTTTAAGGCAGCTTACCTCCTGCCTGGGTCTTAGCTATCAGTTAGTAGGGGAACAAGTGGTTCTGCGCCGGAGCCTCAACAATGGATTGGGAGAATCTGCCAAACCTTATACCCAAAACATACGCGGAACCGTGGTAGATGCTGCCATTCAGACTCCGCTGATAGGGGCCACTGTAATTCTGGTGTCTGAATCTCCTATACGAGCTGTTACCACCCGAGAAGATGGTTCTTTCCTGATTCCTAAAGTGAGCATAGGCCGCCATATTCTTAGAATCACCTATATAGGATATCAGGAGGCAGAGATTTCCAACCTGTTGGTGGTGGCGGGAAAGGAGGCCATTGTCAGCGCTACGCTGGAAGAAAGCCTCACTCCCGGAATGGAGATTGTGATTGAAGCGGAAAGTGATAAGTCCCTGCCCCAAAACCAATTAATCGTTTCTAGCGTGCATACGCTCAGGACAGATGAAATCAATCGGTTTGCTGGCTCAAGGCAAGACCCCAGCCGCATGGCAGCCAATTACGCCGGCGTTCTCAATGCCTCTGACCAGCGCAATGATTTGATTGTGCGCGGCAACTCTCCCTTGGGTGTTCTCTGGCGGTTAGAAGGTGTTGAGATTCCCAATCCTAACCATTTTACCTTTACCCCTAACACCGGCGGCGCGTTCAGTCTACTCAACAACAACCTGCTGGCCAGTTCAGACTTTCTTACGGGGGCCTTCCCCGCGGAATATGGCAACCGCATTGGTGCCGTCATGGATGTGAAGATGCGGACGGGCAACAACCAGAAATTTGAAAACACCCTGCAGATTGGTTTGAATGGGCTGGAAATGGTGACTGAGGGGCCATTGATAGGCAAGTGGGGAGGCTCTTTTCTGGGCAGCATGCGCCTTTTCACGTTTCAGCCGTTAGAAAAACTGGGAGTGGATATTGGTTTCAACGGTCTCCCTAAGTATCAGGACGGTTCTTTTAAGATTGAATTGCCCACTCCCAAGGCTGGGACCTTTACACTGTGGGGCATTGGAGGCACCAGCAACATCACCGTCATGGACTTTGACCCAGACACGACCACTTGGGGGAAAGTACGGTATAGAACAGAGCATACCTTGACTAATAGGATGTTTGCAACCGGTCTCAGACATACTTTCACCTTCTCCCCCAAAACCGTCTCAGAGTTTATAATTTCCAGTTCGGGGAGTCAGGTGGAAGCCACCAACACTGCCACCTTCCGGAACAGAACCACCAAGCTGTCTTACTACCTGCGCAACTATGAACAGCAATTCATCTCCAGGTTGAACGTCACGCACAAAGCTTCCCAGAAGCTGCTGTTCAAAACGGGCCTTTCCTGGCAGAAAATGTACTACAACAACCAGGAGATAGTATATTATGACTTGCGCGACGTGTATGAAATCCCTTTAGACGCTCAGGGGTCAGCCTCCATTCTGCAAGGCTATGGGCAAGCCAGGTATTCCTTTAGTCCCATGTTGGATGTTCAAGTGGGATTGTACAGTCAACTATTCTCCATAGGGGGCAAATGGTCTATAGAACCCAGAATCTCAGCGAGCTATTACCTCACAGATGAGCACCGTATATATTTAGCGGCAGGCTTACACAGCCAGACCCAACCGTTGGTATATTATGAGTACAAGTTCTTTAACCCTTCAGGTGAAGGCTTTAACCAACCGTACAATAAACTAGATTTTACCAGAAGCAGCCAGGTGGTGGCAGGGTACAATTACAACATCAGTACAGCCTGGCGCTTTAAGACCGAGGTCTTCTTTCAAAAGCATTACCGGGTGCCTGTTAGTAAAAGAGCCGGGGAAGAAGCTTTTTCTATGCTGAATCAGGGAACAGAGTACAATTTTGTTACCGTAGACAGCGTAGTGAGCGAAGGCTATGGCAGAAACTATGGGATAGAACTTACCCTGGAGCGGTTCTTGAAGAAAGGATTCTATGCTTTAGGCAACGTGACCTTGATGCAATCCTGGTTTACAGGCGGAGATGGCAAGGAAAGACCCACCACCTTTAGCGTTGGCTACATCTCTAATATCCTCATTGGCAAGGAGTTTCAGCTGGATCAGGAGCAGCGGCACTTGTTGTCCTTAGATGTACGTTTCAATTTATCTGGCGGGAGACGGTTTATTCCAATAGACGTAGAAAGAACCATCAATGAACCCACAGACAAAGTACACTATGACGTGGCTAATGCCTTCCTGCCGCAGCTTAAGCCTTACTTCAGGTCTGACGTTCGACTTTCTTACCAATTGAACACCCGCAAAACCACCCACTGGATTTATGCCGCCGCAGACAACTTCCTGAACACAAAAAACGAGCTGTACTATAGCTGGGACCTGGAGGAAAACAAAGCCAAAATATACTACCAGTTGGGCATTTATCCTTATTTGGGCTATAGGATACAGTTTTAAAAAGAAAGCTTACGCTTCCTGCTTTTGCAAACGCTCCAGCACCAGAAGCCATAAATGCTCATAGGGTACAATCTCTATCTCAGCGTACGCATCACCGGGCGGATTAGTGTGAAGCAGCTTTTGGTACAATGCCTCTCCTCTTTTTTGCGTGGCCGTAAAATCAAAATTTGCTTTCACCACCAAGGCCAGTAGTTTAAAGAAAATCCGACTTCGTTCGCTGAAGCTGTCTTTGAAGTGCTTGTGCGCATATTTTTTCAGCGCTTCCATTCTATACTCCAGAGCCTCAGTGTCCAGCATCTCTACATAGTACAATACTTGCAAGATAAGAATGGCCACATTGAAGCCCTCTTTGTCTTTACTATAACTAGGCACGTTTTGTACTAGATTCTGCCATTTAAAAGGAACATCATGCTGGGGAGCCATAAGGTGCAAATAGGCCTCAAATAGGCTCCAGCGCTCTTGTGCCATTTTGGTGATCTTCTTAAAGAAAGGGTTGGTTAGAACCTTGTGCATGATGCCATGCGCCACCTCATATTGCTTGGCATGCAAAGCCAGCAAGGTATAGTTCTCCATAAAGGCAAACCAATTGTTGCTGGACGGGTTAAAGGAAGTCTCATACCTACTGGCTAACCGTATGCCTTCCGTTAACTTTTTGGCGCGCAGGTGGGCGTATACCTGAATATATTTATTATATCTGTGGTCAAAGCGTTCAGCGTTCACCTTATTATTTTTCAATAGTTCCTCAGAGGCGTTGGTGATGTCTACAATTTTAATGAAGTCTCCAATGAGTTCCTGCGCCCAGATGGAAAGAATATAATAGTAGTCAAACGTGTTGTAAGATTGGGATTCCTGCCATAATGTCTCCAATTTGTCTAGTACTTCCCGCACTTTCCCCAAGTGGTTTTTTCTGGCAGATACAGAATGACTTAACTCTATTTTGGATTCCAGAAACAACTTCTCTGATTCCTGGTCGGCGGTGAGTTTTGGCGTCAGGTTAAGCAACTGCTCCGTCACCTTGTAAAACTGCGTGCGCTCCCCCAAATTGGCATAGGCATGCATAAAGGACCGAAGTGCCAGGGAGGCAATATCATTGAAGTCATAATTCTGCGCCGTAGCCAAAACCTGCCTTAGGAGCGGCAAGGCTAAATCATAGGCGCCAGAGTTTATGAGCACACGCGCCTGGTACAACTTTGCCAGGCACTCCTGCTCCAGGGTATGAGAGCTTTTAATGCTCTTCCCTTGAAAATCTAAGAAGAACAATTGGTTCATCAGCTTTTTTCTAAGCCTGGACTTCACCATTTTAAAAGCGGCGGTAGAGTTTTCTTCTGGATACAGCAACTTAAGAGCATCTTCCTCATTCTGGATATATCCAGTTGCCAGACCATCAAATAAGACCCACTCCTTGTTAGGGCGCTTCGTCTTAAAATTTAAAAGCTGAGAATCAGAAGCCCCTCGCTTTTGGATAATCTGCACCAGCTTTTTCAACTCTTCCATGCGTTCAATAACATTTAAATGGGTATAGATTTGGAAACCCTAAATCTATATGATAATCTTGTTGCTAAAGTAATTCAAGGCAACTTACCTTTAGTTACAAAACATTCCATTTCAGGTGATTAAGTAATCACTAAAAATGGTAATTTCCAATTGCAGAGCTATTTTCCCTTCTTATCTGCAAGATTTACTACGTTTATTTCTAGTTACATTCTGCAACATCCTTTCCTTTTTATTAGTAAGGCTTTCCGTCATATTTGATCTAGACATTAAAAACAAGACGAACCATGATAGAATTACTCATTGCTCTACTTCTGCAGTTAGGTGTTTTGACCGGCGGAAACGGCCAAAAGCAAAATAACACGAAAACAGCTACAAGCAGCACCACTACTCAAACAACCACCACAACCACTACAGGAACGGAGGAAGAAAAAACTACCGATGAAACTGCCAATTATGGTGGTACTGGCAATTGGGACACAAAAGACTAATAAATGAAAGCGGACACTTTCCCCCCTTGTCCGCTTTCATTTATTTAATTCTCTACTCAAATCTGAGGCAAGTTTTGTAATATTGAGCAGGGCACCTTAGCTTCTGTAATCAATGAAAAAACTTCTATCGATAGGCTTGGGGTGCTTGTTGGCATGTCAGGTCTCTTGCTCTCCCTCCCCACAACAAGAAGATCACGTTCAAGTACGGCTCTCCCAAGACCCAGCTTCTCTACATCCGTTAAGCTATGGGAATGCCCATGCCCTCCAGCTTATCAATCTTATTTATCAAAGCCTACTCACTGTAGAGATTGGATCCCATACGGTTCAGCCACTGCTGGCTACGGCCTTGCCGGTAGTCAAGGTAAAAGATTCTATTTCCTACTTTTCCTACCAGATCAGGCCCGAGGCGCGCTGGGACGATGATCGCCCGGTCACGGCTAAGGATGTGGCCTTCTCTCTTAAATTACTCCACGGTCCACTGCTAGACAATGAACGATGGCGGGCTCAATACCACTTCATTAAGGACATTCAGCTTCGGGAAGACAACCCCCTGGCCTTTACCATTGTGGCATCTGGGTACACCCCCGAAATGGATTTGCTTTCAGGGGATTTTTTTATTCTACCTGCGCACAAATACGACCCCAAGGGAAGTTTACAGGCTTTACCACTCTCCTTGGTAAAGAGCAAATATGACTCGCTTTCTACTAGTCCTACCTTTCAGGCCTTGTCTAAAGAAATCAACCACCCTAAGGTAGCCAGAGATACGGCATGGGTGCGGGGCAGCGGCCCTTACCAGCTCACTTCCTGGAACAACGGACAGCAAATCATCCTTTCCAAGAAAGCCAATTGGTGGGGGAACAAGTTAGCCACTACGCATCCTAGCTTCGTGGCCAGGCCCACGCAACTGCAGTTCCAAGTTATTCCCGACAATGCCGCAGCTGTCCTAGCCCTGAAAGCCAGACAAGTGGATGTAATGGATAATATTCCTTTGACCAACTTCCTGGAGATGCAGAAGGACGCTGAGTTTAAAAAGCATTTCAACTTATCCGGGGCGCCCACCTATGATTTAGTTTTCTTGGGCATGAACGGCTTCAGCAAGACTCTGCAAGACATGAAAACAAGGCAAGCCTTGGCGCACCTGGTTAACATTCCGCAACTTATTAAAACGGTACAGGGAGGACTGGCTACTCCTACCGCGGGCTTGGTACACCCTTCTGAAAAGCAGTTTTATAATTCTGCATTGAAACCCGTTGGCTTTGACCCGGCAAAAGCCCAGGCGCTATTGAAAGAAGCAGGCTGGCAAAAAACCTCTGCGGGCTGGGTGAAAGACCAAACTAAAAGCAAATCTCCTCTGGCCCTCAACCTCATGTACAGAGGCGGCAACTCTGAATTTGAAAGCATAGCGC
The nucleotide sequence above comes from Nibribacter ruber. Encoded proteins:
- a CDS encoding RNA polymerase sigma-70 factor; the protein is MGSPAPSPDQDLHLLLKTNEALFMEKLFKEYYGLLCRTALRFTKDTEAAEDLVQEVFCKIWQNREVLEVTTSYKAYLVRSVTNQSLNYLEKQKRLVLTEDTSPFEEAFSANTTMDLLEGAEMETKVQQALAALPPQCRLIFEMSRFEELTYKEIAETLEISPKTVENQMGKALRILRERLLGLLVLFYFLGG
- a CDS encoding FecR domain-containing protein, encoding MTQTTPVNHESPEWVLMAKALRGELNDEEQKEFSAWLAQEESHAQQWTDALETWQRVGLEQHSAFEPDARAAWQKVCAKANIHTPVIPAVEAQEAVVLPMFNWSSLAKFAAVFVLAAGLAWLGYSRFGGSEEWTQVATLTGERKVFYLPDSSRVVLNENSTLRYLASFEGDERKVELTGEGFFEVQKNPSKPFLITSGDAQTKVLGTSFNVWALKDEKEVAVTVSTGKVSFSSLQTQNNVILTPGFTGRLNANGQVEKQLTEEALAPTWQTLTFKGTTLGQMEKTLEAYFGVDITLNNNTLQHCTFTGTFNHPHLKEVLAVLAASNGFTVLQPTANNYIISGDGCQ
- a CDS encoding head GIN domain-containing protein; translated protein: MNLLRFSFLSTCFCLSLAFTSCDILADGPCLQGSGEVREEVRDMASFTGVDLRIPGKVFLIEGPQRVRVEAYQDILKEVKTEVVSNTLVIRSDACLEYADEETKFYISMPHVENVELKSSGQIYVQSVPSPDKLRLTMSGSGFIDYSGNLKKLYVLHSGSGDVDLFGSTSYLESTLSGSGRLRGFAMATDSAKTTLTGSGYQQVWVNNFLEVIITGTGNVYYRGQPWFTSTYTTSSGKLIDSNK
- a CDS encoding TonB-dependent receptor, yielding MGLPPLFKLSIFCLLLLLFTQEAAGQKTAKGKAPKISFDYQNTPLSQVLQDLEQRYSLNFSFSNEQVDVTSRVTCATETVSLQKALRQLTSCLGLSYQLVGEQVVLRRSLNNGLGESAKPYTQNIRGTVVDAAIQTPLIGATVILVSESPIRAVTTREDGSFLIPKVSIGRHILRITYIGYQEAEISNLLVVAGKEAIVSATLEESLTPGMEIVIEAESDKSLPQNQLIVSSVHTLRTDEINRFAGSRQDPSRMAANYAGVLNASDQRNDLIVRGNSPLGVLWRLEGVEIPNPNHFTFTPNTGGAFSLLNNNLLASSDFLTGAFPAEYGNRIGAVMDVKMRTGNNQKFENTLQIGLNGLEMVTEGPLIGKWGGSFLGSMRLFTFQPLEKLGVDIGFNGLPKYQDGSFKIELPTPKAGTFTLWGIGGTSNITVMDFDPDTTTWGKVRYRTEHTLTNRMFATGLRHTFTFSPKTVSEFIISSSGSQVEATNTATFRNRTTKLSYYLRNYEQQFISRLNVTHKASQKLLFKTGLSWQKMYYNNQEIVYYDLRDVYEIPLDAQGSASILQGYGQARYSFSPMLDVQVGLYSQLFSIGGKWSIEPRISASYYLTDEHRIYLAAGLHSQTQPLVYYEYKFFNPSGEGFNQPYNKLDFTRSSQVVAGYNYNISTAWRFKTEVFFQKHYRVPVSKRAGEEAFSMLNQGTEYNFVTVDSVVSEGYGRNYGIELTLERFLKKGFYALGNVTLMQSWFTGGDGKERPTTFSVGYISNILIGKEFQLDQEQRHLLSLDVRFNLSGGRRFIPIDVERTINEPTDKVHYDVANAFLPQLKPYFRSDVRLSYQLNTRKTTHWIYAAADNFLNTKNELYYSWDLEENKAKIYYQLGIYPYLGYRIQF
- a CDS encoding ABC transporter substrate-binding protein codes for the protein MKKLLSIGLGCLLACQVSCSPSPQQEDHVQVRLSQDPASLHPLSYGNAHALQLINLIYQSLLTVEIGSHTVQPLLATALPVVKVKDSISYFSYQIRPEARWDDDRPVTAKDVAFSLKLLHGPLLDNERWRAQYHFIKDIQLREDNPLAFTIVASGYTPEMDLLSGDFFILPAHKYDPKGSLQALPLSLVKSKYDSLSTSPTFQALSKEINHPKVARDTAWVRGSGPYQLTSWNNGQQIILSKKANWWGNKLATTHPSFVARPTQLQFQVIPDNAAAVLALKARQVDVMDNIPLTNFLEMQKDAEFKKHFNLSGAPTYDLVFLGMNGFSKTLQDMKTRQALAHLVNIPQLIKTVQGGLATPTAGLVHPSEKQFYNSALKPVGFDPAKAQALLKEAGWQKTSAGWVKDQTKSKSPLALNLMYRGGNSEFESIALLFQQNARAIGIPITLQAIESSQISQRLQEHTYDLYLRTFVGNPFSYNLLPLLHTGSTGEDGGNVTNFGNATTDQLLEKIAKEASPATKATLLKQLQKEMQEESNMVFLFFQQNKLVVSSRFDSVIVSSLKPGYDLPKFKLKKN